In Ictalurus furcatus strain D&B chromosome 20, Billie_1.0, whole genome shotgun sequence, the DNA window TGTAGCTCAACAGCCGCTTTGGTGAATATTATAATGAAGGTCACAGCTGTgcaggggtgtgtgtttgtgtgtgtgtgtgtgtgtgtgtgtgtgtgtgtgtcagtgttattATAATGTAAGACGTGTGATATGACCAACGCGCATAGACGGCCGTCCTGAACCTCACGTTACACTGTCTGATCGATTACcggcgctcacacacacaccgtcagtgcacatttcacacacttcattctccctccactgtgtgtgtgtttgtgtgtgtgtgcgtgtcttaCATTGATGCCCTGTGGACTGTAGAGCTGAGTGGCAGCGAGAGTGTCAGTGTATCCTCCTGCCTGACTGATAACATGGCGAAGTGTATccacctgcaacacacacacacacacacacacacacacacacaaaaaaaaccaggtCAGACATCAtgccagccacacacacacacacacacacacacacacacacagcaaacacCTGCGAGCTGTGAATGAAAAGGTCAGGCAGATATCACACAGGCTGCTGGGAATCAGAAAGGCCATCGCACAACAAACACAAGGCCGAGACGCCGGAGCGCGACCGCCGCTCGATTACCCGCTGATTTACCAACAGAACCAAACACGACTCGGGCCAGAACAACAAATATCTAAAGAGCGCACGGGGAATTCCTGCTGCTGATTTTATTCGCAATCCTGAACAGAGTAAAAGGTTAAGACACGGTGTAGACTCCAGTGTGAAGTTCTGCGAAGTACGTGCTGATACGATACAAAGCGATACGATTCGATACGGATCTCGCGATATGGTATTTTTGTACGCTCTTTCCTCCTTTATCTTCCTGAAACACTTACAAACTGACTATTTTATTCCTCTGTGAACCTCTAGTCACTTTGCTaacgaaagaaaaaaactcaacaccacagcgctgtcgggttctggactgtgattggtcggaaggcgttgattagttttctagaacagcagctctgacagtagcgcagctgcgcATCAcggctttatatatatatatatttatttttatcgttCCTCTGTTGATTTAATgaacctttatggaaggagtctccagtttacGTTCCTTTTTTTGTGGAGGCTGGCAACATGAACGTTTCatgatgtaactataaacggataaaaactaaacgtgtgtttttttttttaatacacgtAAATATATAAAGCAAATGCTATCGTTGAGGAATTTCTGTGGTgcaagaggagtaaaacacttaatataaaataatcagcaTCAGGGTGGTGAGAGTGACTCCGGGTCATCGCACCACGCCGTTGTTGGTTATTTTACCGGAACGGCGCGACACGCACACGGTGGTTTCTCTTGTATCTGGGGTTAAAATTGGTTAAAAAAGCGAGGAGGAGAGGTGAATCATGTTTGAGAACAGCGGCGTGAAGGtcgaggtggaggtggaggtggaggcagTCGTGGCAGGTCAATATGACACGGAGACGTGGACGCTAAGCACCGCGTCGTTTTTCCTGCTCCGCTCCATTTATCTGGAAGTCGATGTGATGTCTGGAACGTTATGAAACGCTGCCGGGAAATAAATAACCGGCGTGACGCCGAAGGACGAAGAGATCCGAGCGCGGAGATTAACGTCCCGCACGTCTACAGCGGACAGACGAAACCACCGGCGTGATTCCATTAACGCCGAGGCTGTGATATCACTGATGAGTGACGACAGCGAAAGGAGCCGGATATTTTAACAGAATACAGAGATGATGAGGATTTTTACATATGGTTTATCTGTATATTAttccagttatttattttactgaacattaatatttaaaatgattacgttatttatatggtttatCTGTCAATCATTCCATTAATTTacgtacttatttattttgctgaacattgcttattattaaataatttgtatttgtttatttatgcagttatttatttatttaaataaataataaaaatacgttaaatattatttgtctttattctatttatttatgtattttattaagcattaatatttgtttatttacatatgtaccTGTATAttatacttgtttatttatttatttttatttcattttgtttatttatttttatttgaatatgtaTAACGTATGATATATATAATACCTGATTAAACActgtaatttatatattttttattttattgtgactCGTGTCCGTTCTTTTTGCAGgaacagaattattattagtttcataacaatctgtttttttctttcggTCATTTGAATATATAACTGTAAGTTAAGTCATAAACGCGGTGGGCGTGTCGTGCTGTCACAGTAATCAGTGACGGCggggtgtgatgaagcggagtcacTGTTAACACTCTggggttgattattttcccgtaacagcacgtccctgagcgttttattcctcttacgccacGGCGACCCGTCGACGATTACAGTTTGTAATtcattaaagaaagaaacctcgtactttttatccgtttatagttacgtttaatgtccgaaacaagttagttcccgttctcacttacgttacagcagccgGAAACAAAAAGCAGAAACTCCTAGGTAAcaacgttacagctttacctctgaaactggagactccttacacaCAGTACAGAAATAAACCCGTCCTTACAGAAAGCACTACCGACACCATTACAGACAGAACCTTGGATTTTATtgacagatgttttttttttgttgttgttctgagATTTTACTcggttgtttttatatttatatttatttacatttttatatatccacccctctttttattttgaaaaataatctAGTGCGGTTTAGTTATGCAAAAAGTGGTAGCTTTACTTCATGTAACGTAAAGTAACTTCAAGTTTACTTTTTGTAATAATATCGTAAGCTGTGATAAATTCCAGGAATTtcattgtggggaaaaaaatcagatcACCCAAAACtgtggaaataaatatataaataaataattatatttatatatatatatatatatatatatatatataaaaaaagtgaatatgtgaaaaaaaaagaatctgaaatattaaatatagaaatCCAACTCGTGAAGTGACGATAATTGTTAATGTTTGTacacattaatattttacagatTCCACAattcagtcatttaaaaaaatatattaaaataatacattaagaaaataaaaaaaaataaataaaaaaaattcattaataaaccAAAAGAAATCTGCATGCCCGATCACAACAAATACACAGTACAGAAAGCAAACACACTGTAGGGGGCGCTAATCACTCACAGGAAGTGATCTGTGTGGAAAAATTCATCTGTACAGCACAACACACGTTTCTTTGTCTTTAttagtaattttttatttattaatttttttaaacatctttttaACATCGTTTTAATCAAATCAGTCGTAACCAATTCAGCAAAGCCACATCTGATTcaaattttagattttttttgggaccgttaaagaaaatttttttacaaaatcaaATCAGCCGGAATGGTGTGTAAAATTTTTGGCGCCCTAGCGTGCACACCCTACCTGTGACTGTATGTTAGCGCCCACCTGCGGCGCCGGGTACGAGTCCCCGTTCAGAGACTGAACGCTCATGAACAAATCGCCGGAGTGAGACATGTTAAAAGACGCAGCAGAacctgagagagaaacagacggagagagagagagagagagagagagagagagagagagagagagagaaaacagaggaGGAAAGACAGGTGAGACAGACAGGCGTCGTGCTCATGCAGAAGGGGGGTGAGACAGGTGTTACTGTTAacagacaataaataaaaacgcacAACAAACACGGAAATCTTTAatttagtaaataaaagctggaaGACGCTCGGGTCTGAgtgcagcacagagagagagagagagagagagagagagagagagggagagagagacggtgtcattccatccatttattaaacactaaataaaacattttactgaaTTAATAGCcaatcaaaagtaaacaagttAGCAAATAAGTTATATAATTAGAAAATTGATGTATGCACCACTggttaaaggtaaaaaaaaaaaatttaagtaaaaAAGTACACAATAAAATGTTAACCATAATTTCGATATATacaaaaagtataaacaaacaaacaaataaataaataacattaaatgaacaaataactAAAAAGATCTATGCACTGCTAGTCAAgaaaggaaagtaaaaaaataatataaaataattacatattatttGCACTGTTAGTCAAAAGGGGGAAAAGttctaatataataaaattctgtataaactaaatttttaaaaaatgcaatgctagtcaaaagaaaaaaagccgggggggggggggggtgtttaaacaaacaaacaaacaaacaaacaaacgtgttCATTCCGAGTCAAAGGTTTTTTCAGCATCCTATATTTAAATTTCAGGTTCTAGCAattcattaatttaaatatttaaatgtacataGAAAATTATGCAAATTGTGAAATGCTTTTAACTTCcttattatatttcattataaatgatTGAATTGTTTTAATCGGAAAAAGATTATCCGAGATGTTGTTTAATTAACAAACGACTTCTGTGAGGTGGCGTCGTTACAAATATCAAAGAGAATGTTAAGTATTAACTGAACAAAACTCACATACGCACTGTCACTGGaaagtcaaacaaacaaacaaacaaacaaacaaacaaataactatACTTGTGCTTGGTTAGTCAAAAggggaaaaagtaaaaaataaaaaggttacTAAAATATAATGACAGTAACGCTGAGTAACGTACACGCTAGCTGTACACACTACACCACGAGGTGGCGCTATACGCTGCAAGCTCAACCTGCTAcctcaaaacaaaagaaaaatgtttttaaactgttATTTAAATATGAGCGATTCACTTACGCTTAAACACTTAGAcagttaaaaatgcattttagacCAGCGTTAGAGCGGCGCTTTGGATTCCAGCCTCAATACATTACGCTAATGTTTATCGTAGAAGATGTATTAGCAGCTTAGCGTCCGAAAGCACTACATTCTCcgggaggaagaaaagaaagaaagaaaaaaaaaccacgccAGAGTGATGGATGCGCATGTTTCAGTCATTTAGGAAGCGCTAATCGAGTCACGCTAGGAATCAAGGAGCGCTATTTGTGCTTTAATGGAGGACGAATCCCCCAGATGTTTAAGGGACCGGGACTTTAACTTAATTTGTCCACAAAAAGCCACAGAGCGCTAATCGAATGCGCACGAGCCGCTAATCACTCTCAGGGCCGTAATGACCAACAAAAGGTCACGCCGGACACAGCAGGCCATTTACCTGAAGCGCTGTTCGCTAACGTTAACACAgaggctaacacacacacacacacacacacacacacacacacacacgaggagATTTATTAGTGTGGAGTtaatgatgattaaaaaaagtaagAGAGCTAAATGTACGGACTGGAGAAAAGATCATTTTTCCGTTATTCGTATTTTATgctaatacgttatggtttctatagtaacagctcgttcacagggactcgtacagataaaaattaaaaaatcggTAACGCTGATATGGCGcagttttcttaaagtaaggagacgtttacgTTTACGTTTacgtacggaaggagtctccagtgtcagcgattTGTTGAGGTACAGTAAAGCGGTAACTTTTCcgtttaaatgtaactttaaatggacaaaaagtacgacgtgttctttaataaatgaaaaatgtgtcGGTAAACAGTCGGTAAATCGCTGCGGTGGAAAAGAAGCGAAACCCTTCGTCAACCCCCGGGTGCTGACTGAGTgtttacccataatgcaccgcAAGCACACGTTAGGTTAAACTCTGAGATGCAGCCGTGAGCGTTTCTAAGTCTTGGTGTAATGGAATACAGGTTAATCTCGTGATCTGGTTATTACACTAATATGTCATTAGCGGTAATTGAGGAGTAATTTGAGGTAATAATGTGATGTAACGACTCACCGGCGGAGTTGGGCGTGGAGGGCGAGTTGGCCTGGCTGCCCTGAGCAGAAGCGCTGGCGGCGTTGACGGCCGTTCTGGCGGCGTACATGTTCGCTTCCTCCTGGAACTTTCCGATGTTTTTCTTGTACCTGATCCTCTTGTTCCCGAACCAGTTCGACACCTGGACAGCACCGAACATTTTACACATCAAAGGCggtttccttttttattttcttcttcttcttcttcttctttaaacgCTGCCGCAAACAACATCGAAACATCCCttcttaatatttacatttcttttacgTATTTTTTTGCGGCCGCAGTTCACAGTATACCCAGTAGGACAGCGTTACGGCAATAATATTACATCaccatgtaatattttaaatcgACGGACACGGTTTACGATACAGGACACGTATCACGCTGTATCGATTTTTGCCAACAATCCCAGCAGTAcgcgcatttaaaaaaaaatctgttcgaTGACGATTTATTTAACGTCtacaaaaatgcatttattcttatttttttccattttaaaactAGCGTttcttcataaaaaataaatcaaataaatacatctgtAATAATTgggacattaaataaaaataacaaaaacaacaacgtaAACGTTAAATCCGCTAACAAAAATTTATAACAATTCATCCAGGTCAGacctaggtttttttttttttttaaaattatcgttaaaataaataaaagttcaaGGCCGCTATTTAGAATTAGATAATTAGCTAGTCTAATATTACAATAATTGCATTTTAATAACTTGATTTGTATCATCTTtaaaggtttgttttttaagattaaaaaattaaagatgacattttttaatgtaaaataatgttacgtttaaaacaaaaaaacaaaagataaaGAAGTAATTACTGATATAAATACGAAACAGGCAAGGCGTAAAAACCGTAACGAACGCGTCACGAACATGAAGTAATGACTCGAAACAAAacgtaaaacaaaataaaaaggctAAAACTCGCTAGATAATATCTTACAGGAGCAAAACTGGCTGGCTAACGTAGCTAACGTAGCTACTGACTTATTGCGTATGCTAATACGGTATGAgatgtgatgatgtcatcaggcCTGTTTAACCCTGCGATGAGAAGACGTGTGGAATAAAGAATAAACCTGGGAGACGGTGATGGAACATTTCTTGGCCAGTTCCTCTTTCGCTTCCTCGCTGGGATACGGGTTACTGAGGTGCGAGTAGAAATACTCGTTCAGGATCTCCGTGGCCTGCTTGTTGAAATTCCGCCGCTTCCGTCTGTCAGAGACACGAGAACGATTTTAAACAGAGGGAATAAATTTTATCTgaataaaatgatgaatgaactTAAAGTTTCTCTGTAAGCGTAGCAGATGAGCGCCGGGTCAGGTTATCCTTCACACCTCAGACACGTTCTCACGCGCTTCACAGCAGAGCGCGTTGAATTAACACAAACACCGCCTCTAAAACGGCGAGTTAACAGTcagtgctggatcaagtgctattctacgTGCTGCTGCATACTGAGAGCGGAAGCCGTTTTGTCTTGCGGTGATTAATGCgataattacaactaggactaaTCAGGCAGTAATATATCGGCCATACGCCAGACTCCGATTAGATTTCATCCTATCAGTCtgtattttctatccctgatttaTTTCAGGTTTAAAGGCGAGTGTTTGCGTTTCGACGTCGTTGTTACACCTCGGAGGCGTGAAGTACACGTGAAGTGATCGCAATCGCTTTTAAGCAAGCGTGTAAACCGGCTCTGAATACCAGGAAGTTCACGTGCAGGATGTTTTCGTTACTACGCAATAAGGCCTCAGAAGCAGATGGAGGTTTTGTGCGTTAGTGGTGATGAGTGTGATGAACTCACCTGGCGTCGAGGAAGCGCGAGCGCAGGATCATCACGGCTTCGCACGTGCTCTGTTTGAGCTGCATCTGTATGGAGCTGAATTTGCGGTGGATGATGCTGACCATGCGCTCGATCTCTTTGGGTGAAATGGGACGCGTGCGAGACTGTTCTCGCAGCAGGTTCATCACGTGGGTAGTAAACTCGTTACAcgcctaaacacacacacacacacacacacacataattatcACGACACGGTCTAACCCCACAACACTGGGCTATTCAATCGCTTTTACTTTTTAACCTCACAATTTCAGAGCATGACTAATAACTCTATCTAGCTGACGTTAAACTATACACGTGTCTTACGTTAGCTAAGACACGTAACGTAAAACACATAACGTTTTGTTTGACGTTAAACGAACTCGAAACGTTCTCCGTTTACCGTAAACCAAAAATTAGTCGAGACGAAAGATTGCGAACGTGAGGTtggggaaagggggcggggcttactGGGGATCAGTGGTTTTGATTGGAGGGTTACAAACACTTACACAACTGTGACTCGTTCCAGATTTATACCTCGATTGGTACCTTATGTGCTGTTTTTACCTGGGGGGGTGCGGTTGGGGGGAGATGGGGGGGGTCGGCGACTGCTCTTTCGGCGTATTTCTGAGTGACACTTCGTACTTTACGTAAGTTAAAACTCGGCGCTCCTGAGCAAAATGCGTAAAGAATTCGATATGTTCGTATTTAAACGTGAAGTAACACTGAaacgataataataagaagaataataagaagataagaataatgatgatgattttaaaataaaatgtaacgtAGAATAAAACCGTGATGGTTTACCGTTGTTGTCTGCGATGTTTTTTCTGACCTGTTCGTATTTCTCCAGCTCCGTGTGGTAGATCTGTCGTATCTGAGTCAGTTTCGCTCTGTAGTCCGAATGCTCCACCGAGTTGTCGCTCCCGGTACCGCCCACCGCGGCCGCGGCCGCCGCAGCCACCGccgaagccccgccccctttctcGGGTCCGGACACGCCCTCCGCTAAGAGCATGTTGTCCAGTCGCATGAGCTGAGGGTCGGGAGGCTCCTCGTCCTGCGCGCCGCGAATACTCAACACTGAGGAACACAAAAACCACAAGATATAAAAAACCCCCACGGTGCTGCgggtgttgattagttctctataacagcagctctgacagtagcgcgggtttatattaacgcgcccGCTCTATTACGCTATTGTCTCCATAGTAACAGCGATGACTTGCGGTGAtgttctcttttccttttttaaacatttacggaaggagtctccagtgttagcgcttTGTCACAGTCAGAGGTGACGGACGAGTTCACGGTTTGTAGTCGTAGCTGCGTCTCggtaacttcgagagagagagaaaaaagcaagGTTGCCGAGGGAACGACCGTTTACAGCGGCTATAACGTGAACgagaacaggaagtgaacattcgatgtaactataaacggttacgaaacaaaaaaaaaatcatcgtAAATGTTGGCAAATGGCCGTggtctaagaggaataaaccagtTCGGAATTTCGTAATAAACAACTACCGTGTGTTTATTCAGACTTATTATCAGTGCTGTAAGTTCGTATTCGCCAGTTTtgggtttattatatttattactgataatTAATCTCTGCTGGACTTTGATGATCTTAGTTATCATTTTCAAAggtttcaaatcttttttcaaaagataaatacacacgtatacacacgtGATCTTTTACATTTAGCATATATGTAGCTAAcgagtatttatatattttcattcgCTGGCTGCAGTGTTCCTTTAAACCCTCAGCCCGGCGAGTTTTATGCAAATGTATGTAAAGAACCGCCTCGTATCCATATCTCGCCCGCATAATTCTTGACGTCAGATCTGAGAAGACACTATATTTTAAAACCTCGTACAAAACGGATGAATACGTGTACAACCCGGATGAAAACGCCAACACGCCAGACTTTAATGGCATTAATATGAGACTGGAACATCAGCGTGAGTGATGCGAAGCTGATCCACGGCCTTCATTATAATCGCTCTTCGCCGCGATCAAATCGCGGCTCGAACACCGATCCTGGCAGGAGTGAAGATAATAAAACCGTCATTTCATCACTCCACGCTGTAATCTTGGGTAAATAATTTGCCCTCACCTCCTGCCAGAGCTCGTTTTTCTTCGCCAACATACCGACTCGCCACGCACACATCAGCAATACATTACAACGACTTTATTCCATCATTTATCAAAAACTCATACGGAATATTCCTCCGCTGATCTTTATTATAGAAGAAACCGTTATTGCGCCGAAACGCTGAGACAGAACCGAGTCTAagacaatatatatacattatatatttatatatagacagATTATATTCTATATCTTGTCCACTGGAATGAATGCCGGTCATTAATAAAAGAAACCATCCctgaaaaatatttctgaacatGTGCAAGATTTAGACGGAAAAGAACGTCTGATAACATGACACGACACCCTCGAGTTCTTTCTCTCTAAATCAGACGTATATTTAcgtttttatttcacacagctataattaaaatcatttacacGTACATCCATTTCTGCAGTTGTAAATTTTTCCACTAGGGGGCGGTAATGCATAGTATTAATAGTGAATTCTGTCACATTAGCGTCTGTGAACCGATAAAAACTCTCGAGACGCCGCGTGCGACGGCGTGGGAGCGCCGTACAGACTCGAATCGGcggttaaaatgaaaaaaaaaacgtatcgACAATTGTACGTTTacgtgtttttttaaaataatctttaaaaCTCTTTGATTTCGTGAGTGTCGTGGTGTTTCAGTCGCAGTGCAACAACGCAGGAAGTAAAAGAAGTTCTGTAGTCGTTCAGCTCACGTGCTCGActtccatttttaattaatttatttttttgaaaccCAATAATACGTTGGATTTAGCACGTACAAATGATTTTCCACAACGTTACGTTAGCATTCGACGTATTAGCTCATGTAGCTCATGTCTGATGTTCTGGTCTTTCGGTCAGTAGTTATAAAGCAGCGAAGGATTTTGGTCACATGACCGTCAGGTTGTCTACATTTTCGGTGGATCCCAAATCACAAATCTACTGGTTACAGACGCAAATTCCCCACTCGACACTTGATCGATTTGTTTCTGTGGCGTATTTTACAGACGAATAGCATTTACTGTAGCAGGAATTTACAGCGAGTATTAATCTTGTTGTTTGTTGTCTGCATCACACAGAGTAAACGATACTGATTTACTGTAACAGACCGGTACTGTGTAACTGATTCAGCTCAGCGCTGCATATTAACGTGGCGCGTGTACGTTATTAGCCTGATTTGAGTGAAGCgttttccgttttttttttccgttctTGTGTAACAGCGAGGACGAGCCAGCGCCACCTCACGTGGTCAGGAGTGTGTGTATCAGCGCAGCGGCGATCTGTCCGTGTCTGTCCGTAGTGCAGGTGTGAGACGCGCCTCCTGCTCTGTTTTCCGTCTCCCACAAGATGTCTCTATCGCTCTTCACAGAAGAATAAATAAGCACGACAGGAACACACACTCCTCCGAtagtaacaaagaaaaaaaaaccctcgcCACGCGACACGACGAGCTCATAAACGATCGGcgctcggtgtgtgtgtgtgtgtgtgtgtgtgtaggtgtgtgtgtgtgtgtgagctaaCGctacacttcacttcacttcacatcacatcacagcaGTCACCGTGACAACCATCAACCACCTCGGGTtacaaaagagaaataaattaataaataaaaagaaaggagAATTAAGAGAACGGAGCATAACGTACGTCTAAAATAATCCCGAATTTAGGCAATAAAAACAGATTAATGCTACAATCAATCCCTAAATAATCTTATAAATCACAACACAAGCACAAAACCAggtctaatataatataatataatataatataatataatccaaATTATGCAAGATCTTAAATTGAACTAACACAGCCTAAATTCTAGAAACATTTCATCTGAATGATGTTTATATAGGTCCAATTCTCATGAAATAAATCCTGAATTATTGTAATATAGCCTAACTAATGCTAAAATTAAACCTGAGATAATCTTATACATCCCGAAATAAACCTGAAAGCCAGGTTCAGGATCATTTAAACTCACTTATACCAAAACAATTCCTGATTTAAACTCCCCAATTATGTCAGAATTAATCCTAGACTGTGTGCAGTATATCCCGGATGATGGTCAGATGGATCCCGGTTTACGAGAGTACAAGGGAAAGAAAAGCTGAGTTTATCATAATATACAGATCACAGATGAACGAAATGACTTCTGAGTTAACGCAAAACAGACGAATCCTTCATTAAGCTAATTAAGGTCGGATGTCTAAAGCCTAGATGATGCGAGATCTTAACtttttgtgacaaaaaaatgaatcttaaatttaaaatgtcgCGAAATAAGACCGAAAGCTTAAGTTTAAGATAGTCAGGATTAATAATTAAGGTAATTAAGGTAAAACAGCCCAACTGATGCTGAAAATAATCCGGAATGAAACTAATAACGCTTCAGATTACTTTCTAAAGTCAACCCATAAAACCTGAAGAGCACAGATGTGTATTATCATATTACTgttagtgtttaaaaaaacaacaataataaaacaaattaatacgattaaaggaagaaaaaaacacaaccctaaactgaaatgataaaaaaagGCAACTAACAGATGGTATGGAGTTACATTATATTACTGTGTATTTtacaggaaaaataataattaataatgcaaGGAAAAAACTAAACTggctaattaaataaataaataaataaatgagctaaATTAAGCTAATATAGCGCTACAATAAACCCAAATAATTATTCATGTATCATTATTCCACTATTAAAGAGCAAAAAGGTAAATATAGTTATGAATAGgatacattacagcactgtatataataatatataaaacaataactatatataatatatgaaatatataacgTAAGGTGAACCCTTTTAACCCTCAAGTATGTGCTAACTGAATGTCGCAAAATCGTTAAAATCGTGAAGCGAATAAAATCCGGCAGATTTACAGACGGCGCGTTCGGCGCGGTGTTTGTCGTATGTTTGTATTTAAGATCATAAATAAACGGACAGAACGCCAGGCCACGTTCTCCGAGCTTCTCCGAGCTTCTCCGAGCGAGAACGTGGATTAAGCGTGAAACCTGCAGGTCAAGAGTTCAGCGCCGGGGTTCGGATTTCTCCAGAGAGCCGACATCCTGCTTCATCAGTTACTCTTAATTCCATTTCATTTGGTTTATGTAAATCTCGGGGAAACGCATTACGTCTCGCGGCCTCGTTTATTAAACCGCAAAAGACACGAAGTTGTTCATCAGAGTTTGTCGTAAACCTGTTTTCATTTAGACTgagcgatgtgtgtgtgtgtgtgtgtgtgtg includes these proteins:
- the pbx1a gene encoding pre-B-cell leukemia homeobox 1a isoform X1; the protein is MEEQPRLMHPHGVGLAGHPGLTHRPPDVTAGSDGDSRKQDIGDILQQIMTITDQSLDEAQARKHALNCHRMKPALFNVLCEIKEKTVLSIRGAQDEEPPDPQLMRLDNMLLAEGVSGPEKGGGASAVAAAAAAAVGGTGSDNSVEHSDYRAKLTQIRQIYHTELEKYEQACNEFTTHVMNLLREQSRTRPISPKEIERMVSIIHRKFSSIQMQLKQSTCEAVMILRSRFLDARRKRRNFNKQATEILNEYFYSHLSNPYPSEEAKEELAKKCSITVSQVSNWFGNKRIRYKKNIGKFQEEANMYAARTAVNAASASAQGSQANSPSTPNSAGSAASFNMSHSGDLFMSVQSLNGDSYPAPQVGANIQSQVDTLRHVISQAGGYTDTLAATQLYSPQGINANGVWQDAPTPSSVTSPTEGPGSVQSDTSN
- the pbx1a gene encoding pre-B-cell leukemia homeobox 1a isoform X2, with the protein product MEEQPRLMHPHGVGLAGHPGLTHRPPDVTAGSDGDSRKQDIGDILQQIMTITDQSLDEAQARKHALNCHRMKPALFNVLCEIKEKTVLSIRGAQDEEPPDPQLMRLDNMLLAEGVSGPEKGGGASAVAAAAAAAVGGTGSDNSVEHSDYRAKLTQIRQIYHTELEKYEQACNEFTTHVMNLLREQSRTRPISPKEIERMVSIIHRKFSSIQMQLKQSTCEAVMILRSRFLDARRKRRNFNKQATEILNEYFYSHLSNPYPSEEAKEELAKKCSITVSQVSNWFGNKRIRYKKNIGKFQEEANMYAARTAVNAASASAQGSQANSPSTPNSAGGYTSPCYQSGRRIH